From Oreochromis niloticus isolate F11D_XX linkage group LG1, O_niloticus_UMD_NMBU, whole genome shotgun sequence, a single genomic window includes:
- the cdh8 gene encoding cadherin-8 isoform X3, with the protein MDINDNAPEFATEYEAFLCENGKPGQVIQTVSAVDKDDPIQGHYFDYRLVPEMLNNPNFTIKNNQDNSISVLAKHDTFRRQKQEMYFLPIIVTDNGNPPMSSTNTLTIRVCGCSKDGIVQSCNVEAYVLPIGLSMGALIAILACIILLLVIVVLFVTLRRHKNEPLIIKDDEDVRENIIRYDDEGGGEEDTEAFDIATLQNPDGINGYLPRKDIKPDLQFMPRAGQHSGPNGVDVDEFINVRLHEADNDPTAPPYDSIQIYGYEGRGSIAGSLSSLETASSDSDQNYDYLREWGPRFRRLGELYSVGESDRET; encoded by the exons ATGGACATTAACGACAATGCACCTGAATTTGCCACCGAATACGAGGCCTTTTTATGTGAAAATGGAAAGCCTGGACAG GTGATCCAGACTGTCAGTGCGGTGGACAAAGATGACCCAATCCAAGGCCATTACTTTGACTATCGTTTAGTCCCTGAGATGCTAAACAACCCCAATTTTACCATCAAAAACAACCAAG ACAATTCAATCAGTGTTCTAGCCAAGCATGATACCTTCCGACGACAGAAACAGGAGATGTACTTCCTGCCAATCATTGTGACGGACAATGGGAATCCACCGATGAGCAGCACCAACACCTTGACGATCAGAGTCTGTGGGTGCAGTAAGGATGGCATTGTCCAGTCTTGCAACGTGGAGGCGTATGTCTTACCCATTGGACTTAGTATGGGGGCTTTAATTGCCATCCTTGCCTGCATTATACTACTGCTAG TAATAGTAGTACTATTCGTGACCTTGAGGAGACACAAGAACGAGCCTTTGATTATCAAGGATGACGAAGATGTGAGGGAGAATATTATCCGTTACGATGATGAaggaggaggtgaggaggaCACTGAAGCATTTGACATCGCCACGCTGCAGAACCCGGATGGCATCAATGGGTACCTGCCACGCAAGGATATCAAGCCTGACCTGCAGTTTATGCCACGGGCAGGCCAACATTCGGGTCCAAATGGTGTGGATGTAGATGAATTCATCAACGTACGGCTCCACGAGGCAGACAATGATCCAACAGCACCACCTTACGACTCCATCCAGATCTATGGATACGAGGGCCGGGGATCCATTGCTGGCTCCCTCAGCTCACTGGAGACAGCGTCATCAGACTCTGACCAGAACTATGACTATCTCAGAGAATGGGGTCCACGCTTCAGAAGACTTGGGGAGCTCTACTCTGTGGGTGAGAGTGACCGTGAGACCTGA